Proteins found in one Miscanthus floridulus cultivar M001 chromosome 4, ASM1932011v1, whole genome shotgun sequence genomic segment:
- the LOC136552735 gene encoding F-box only protein 13-like: MAATLDGAAGGKKRKRAAPGLADLHDDMLERVLARLPPASYFRLRGVSRRWRAAAESRTFRAACARITARDPWFLMLEDPDHQDQDQDERRRRPAAVFDSAERAWAPWRGAPGPLQPVAAAGGLVLYRDPGTGGLTVVSPLTGASRALPPPPARAAGVLQAVAMYGSPYRVVLILGELPDLSTVVYDSSTNAWGDEAALSRKPAEDASSREERVAEDGDDTVYFLSKSGDVVATTMQRSASRQYSSAVACRDGDALIYFLSRSGTVVACDVARRAFAELPRILPAYHEYSIDVVACGGGAYAVVLSEFLDAASLRVWEFAGGAWRQVAAMPPSMSHAFRGAKADVNCVGHGARVMVCVSSSSAGGASGCFMCDVRTNRWEELPRRAGVDVADEDAVTSFVAALSFEPRMEAAV; this comes from the coding sequence ATGGCGGCCACGCTGGACGGAGCTGCCGGAGGCAAGAAGCGCAAGCGCGCGGCGCCCGGCCTCGCCGACCTCCACGACGACATGCTCGAGCGCGTGCTCGCGCGCCTCCCGCCGGCCAGCTACTTCCGCCTCCGTGGCGTCTCCCGCCGGTGGCGAGCCGCGGCGGAGTCCCGCACCTTCCGCGCCGCCTGCGCGCGCATCACGGCACGGGACCCATGGTTCCTCATGCTCGAGGACCCCGACCACCAGGACCAGGACCAggacgagcggcggcggcgccccgcCGCCGTCTTCGACTCCGCCGAGCGCGCCTGGGCGCCGTGGCGTGGCGCGCCGGGGCCGCTGCAGCCGGTGGCCGCCGCGGGCGGGCTCGTGCTGTACCGCGACCCGGGCACGGGTGGCCTCACGGTGGTCAGCCCGCTCACGGGCGCGTCCCGcgcgctcccgccgccgccggcgcgcgcGGCGGGCGTGCTGCAGGCTGTCGCCATGTACGGCTCGCCGTACCGCGTGGTGCTCATCCTGGGCGAGCTCCCGGACCTGTCCACGGTGGTGTACGACTCGTCTACGAACGCGTGGGGCGACGAGGCGGCGCTGTCGCGGAAACCGGCCGAGGACGCCTCGTCCCGGGAGGAGCGCGTCGCGGAGGACGGCGACGACACGGTCTACTTCCTGAGCAAGTCCGGCGACGTCGTGGCCACCACCATGCAGCGGAGCGCGTCGCGGCAGTACTCGTCCGCCGTGGCTTGCCGCGACGGCGACGCCCTGATCTACTTCCTGAGCCGCTCGGGCACGGTGGTGGCCTGCGACGTGGCGCGCCGCGCGTTCGCGGAGCTGCCCCGGATCCTTCCCGCGTACCACGAGTACTCCATCGACGTggtggcgtgcggcggcggcgcctaCGCGGTGGTGCTCTCGGAGTTCCTCGACGCGGCCAGCCTCCGCGTGTGGGAGTTCGCGGGCGGCGCGTGGCGGCAGGTGGCCGCGATGCCGCCGTCCATGTCGCATGCCTTCCGCGGCGCCAAGGCGGACGTGAACTGCGTCGGCCACGGCGCCCGCGTCATGGTCTGCGTCAGCTCCAGCTCCGCCGGCGGCGCCAGCGGCTGCTTCATGTGCGACGTCAGGACCAACCGGTGGGAGGAGCTCCCGCGGCGCGCCGGCGTGGACGTCGCGGACGAGGACGCCGTCACGAGCTTCGTGGCCGCGCTCTCGTTCGAGCCGAGAATGGAGGCTGCCGTCTGA
- the LOC136552734 gene encoding alanine aminotransferase 2-like isoform X2, which translates to MQFGERLLHMLRIYNRNCRKIQNHFLSTRYSTVILEIPNHLDNNQLPISEKFSLYVIIRLSWTKVKLMLCTDAIERAWQIIEKIPGRATGAYSHSQGVKGLRDEIAAGIATRDGFHASGDNIFLTDGASPAVHMMMQLLISSEKDGILCPIPQYPLYSASIALHGGSLVPYFLDEEAGWGLEVDELKKQLEEARSKGITVRALVVINPGNPTGQVLAEENQKKIVEFCKNDGLVLLADEVYQENIYVEDKQFHSFKKIARSLGYTDDDLPLVSFQSVSKGYYGECGKRGGYMEITGFSPEVREQIYKVASINLCSNVSGQILASLVMNPPKAGDESFESFMLERDDILSSLARRAKALEEAFNSLEGITCNKAEGAMYLFPRLHLPQKAIGAAQAAGTAPDAYYAKRLLEATGIVVVPGSGFGQVPGTWHFRCTILPQEDKIPAIISRFKEFHEKFMDEFRD; encoded by the exons ATGCAGTTCGGGGAGAGATTGTTACACATGCTCAG AATTTACAACAGGAATTGCAGAAAAATCCAGAATCACTTCCTTTCGACGAG ATACTCTACTGTAATATTGGAAATCCCCAATCACTTGGACAACAACCAGTTACCTATTTCAGAGAA GTTCTCTCTTTATGTGATCATCCGGCTCTCCTGGACAAAAGTGAAACTCATGCTTTGTACAG ATGCTATAGAGAGAGCATGGCAAATTATAGAGAAGATACCAGGTAGAGCGACAGGAGCATATAGCCATAGTCAG GGTGTAAAAGGTTTACGTGATGAAATTGCTGCTGGAATTGCTACCCGTGATGGGTTTCATGCAAGCGGAGATAACATCTTCCTAACAGATGGAGCAAGCCCAGCA GTGCACATGATGATGCAGTTGTTGATAAGTTCTGAGAAGGATGGCATTCTCTGCCCTATTCCACAGTACCCACTGTACTCTGCATCAATTGCTCTTCACGGTGGTTCCCTT GTTCCTtattttcttgatgaagaggcaGGGTGGGGACTCGAGGTTGATGAGCTGAAGAAACAACTGGAAGAGGCTCGATCTAAGGGCATCACTGTCAGGGCGCTTGTTGTCATAAATCCAGGAAATCCAACAGGACAG GTTCTTGCTGAGGAAAACCAAAAGAAAATTGTCGAATTCTGCAAGAATGATGGACTTGTTCTTCTCGCAGATGAG GTTTACCAAGAAAATATATATGTTGAAGATAAGCAATTCCACTCATTCAAAAAAATTGCACGATCACTGGGATACACTGATGATGATCTTCCTTTGGTATCATTCCAGTCGGTTTCTAAAG GCTACTACGGAGAATGTGGAAAACGAGGTGGTTATATGGAGATAACTGGATTCAGTCCTGAAGTACGGGAACAAATTTACAAGGTGGCATCAATAAATCTATGCTCCAATGTTTCAGGGCAAATTCTTGCTAGCCTTGTAATGAACCCACCAAAG GCTGGGGATGAATCCTTTGAATCCTTCATGTTAGAGAGGGATGATATCCTTTCATCATTGGCTCGGCGTGCAAAG GCTTTAGAAGAAGCATTCAATAGTTTAGAAGGTATTACATGCAATAAAGCCGAAGGTGCAATGTATCTGTTCCCACGCCTTCATTTACCCCAGAAGGCGATCGGAGCTGCCCAAGCAGCTGGCACTGCCCCAGATGCATACTATGCTAAACGCCTACTAGAAGCCACTGGGATTGTTGTCGTCCCTGGTTCTGGTTTTGGACAG GTCCCTGGAACATGGCACTTCAGATGCACGATACTGCCGCAGGAGGACAAAATACCTGCAATAATATCTAGGTTCAAGGAGTTTCACGAGAAGTTTATGGATGAATTCCGTGATTGA
- the LOC136552734 gene encoding alanine aminotransferase 2-like isoform X1: MRRFAADRARRAVAASLRGAASRSAAPSPHPPAPRHPAYPVGAAAMAAAMSTAAAGAPPVSLDTINPKVLKCEYAVRGEIVTHAQNLQQELQKNPESLPFDEILYCNIGNPQSLGQQPVTYFREVLSLCDHPALLDKSETHALYSSDAIERAWQIIEKIPGRATGAYSHSQGVKGLRDEIAAGIATRDGFHASGDNIFLTDGASPAVHMMMQLLISSEKDGILCPIPQYPLYSASIALHGGSLVPYFLDEEAGWGLEVDELKKQLEEARSKGITVRALVVINPGNPTGQVLAEENQKKIVEFCKNDGLVLLADEVYQENIYVEDKQFHSFKKIARSLGYTDDDLPLVSFQSVSKGYYGECGKRGGYMEITGFSPEVREQIYKVASINLCSNVSGQILASLVMNPPKAGDESFESFMLERDDILSSLARRAKALEEAFNSLEGITCNKAEGAMYLFPRLHLPQKAIGAAQAAGTAPDAYYAKRLLEATGIVVVPGSGFGQVPGTWHFRCTILPQEDKIPAIISRFKEFHEKFMDEFRD; the protein is encoded by the exons ATGCGCCGCTTCGCAGCCGACAGGGCGCGCCGCGCGGTGGCCGCGTCCCTGCGCGGCGCAGCGTCCAGATCAGCAGCGCCGTCGCCTCACCCTCCGGCGCCGCGTCATCCAGCCTACCCGGTGGGGGCGGCGGCTATGGCGGCCGCCATGTCCACGGCGGCCGCGGGCGCGCCGCCAGTGTCACTCGACACCATCAACCCCAAG GTCTTGAAGTGTGAATATGCAGTTCGGGGAGAGATTGTTACACATGCTCAG AATTTACAACAGGAATTGCAGAAAAATCCAGAATCACTTCCTTTCGACGAG ATACTCTACTGTAATATTGGAAATCCCCAATCACTTGGACAACAACCAGTTACCTATTTCAGAGAA GTTCTCTCTTTATGTGATCATCCGGCTCTCCTGGACAAAAGTGAAACTCATGCTTTGTACAG TTCAGATGCTATAGAGAGAGCATGGCAAATTATAGAGAAGATACCAGGTAGAGCGACAGGAGCATATAGCCATAGTCAG GGTGTAAAAGGTTTACGTGATGAAATTGCTGCTGGAATTGCTACCCGTGATGGGTTTCATGCAAGCGGAGATAACATCTTCCTAACAGATGGAGCAAGCCCAGCA GTGCACATGATGATGCAGTTGTTGATAAGTTCTGAGAAGGATGGCATTCTCTGCCCTATTCCACAGTACCCACTGTACTCTGCATCAATTGCTCTTCACGGTGGTTCCCTT GTTCCTtattttcttgatgaagaggcaGGGTGGGGACTCGAGGTTGATGAGCTGAAGAAACAACTGGAAGAGGCTCGATCTAAGGGCATCACTGTCAGGGCGCTTGTTGTCATAAATCCAGGAAATCCAACAGGACAG GTTCTTGCTGAGGAAAACCAAAAGAAAATTGTCGAATTCTGCAAGAATGATGGACTTGTTCTTCTCGCAGATGAG GTTTACCAAGAAAATATATATGTTGAAGATAAGCAATTCCACTCATTCAAAAAAATTGCACGATCACTGGGATACACTGATGATGATCTTCCTTTGGTATCATTCCAGTCGGTTTCTAAAG GCTACTACGGAGAATGTGGAAAACGAGGTGGTTATATGGAGATAACTGGATTCAGTCCTGAAGTACGGGAACAAATTTACAAGGTGGCATCAATAAATCTATGCTCCAATGTTTCAGGGCAAATTCTTGCTAGCCTTGTAATGAACCCACCAAAG GCTGGGGATGAATCCTTTGAATCCTTCATGTTAGAGAGGGATGATATCCTTTCATCATTGGCTCGGCGTGCAAAG GCTTTAGAAGAAGCATTCAATAGTTTAGAAGGTATTACATGCAATAAAGCCGAAGGTGCAATGTATCTGTTCCCACGCCTTCATTTACCCCAGAAGGCGATCGGAGCTGCCCAAGCAGCTGGCACTGCCCCAGATGCATACTATGCTAAACGCCTACTAGAAGCCACTGGGATTGTTGTCGTCCCTGGTTCTGGTTTTGGACAG GTCCCTGGAACATGGCACTTCAGATGCACGATACTGCCGCAGGAGGACAAAATACCTGCAATAATATCTAGGTTCAAGGAGTTTCACGAGAAGTTTATGGATGAATTCCGTGATTGA